One Drosophila subpulchrella strain 33 F10 #4 breed RU33 chromosome 2R, RU_Dsub_v1.1 Primary Assembly, whole genome shotgun sequence genomic window, ACAGCCGCAAGAACTCCACGCCACCGACGGTGACATCGTTTTGGGAACCTCTTTCAGCTACGGCCAGCAATTCGTTGTTTGCCAACGCGGAGGTGGACTTCTCAACTCCAGATGGTAAGTAGCTCTTGCGATTACGAGTTTATAAATTCCTAATGTACATCACGTTTTTCTCGAACAGTTAACTACGAGCAACGGGAACGGGAGAAGCAGCAATGGGAGCAGCGCAGCGACTTGATCATACAGCAGCAGCTACTTTTACAGCAGTCCCAGAAACTGGAGTatcagcagctgcagcaggaAAAACTTTCGCTGCTACCGAATTTGGAGCCAAGTAACTGGGCCACCAACTGGACGCCGCTGGGATACAGCTCCTGGCCAGACGCCACACCCAGCATGGCTGTTATGCGTCCTCCGCCAGGTCTGGAGCAGAACGCACCCCAGACGCACAACCTTGCACAAGAACCGGTCCTGGCGGGAGCGGTAAATGGAACTGCAGTTCCCGGCGAGAGTCTGCCCACGCAGTACGATCCCTTCACCTCGCCCAGCTCAATCTGGTCCGATACATGGCGCCAGTCCTCGCAGCGCAACAACCATAATCACATGAACTAAGGGGATGACGAGGAGCAAGCTCACTGATCAAACCGAATCAACCAAATGAAATTCTTACCACTTAGGATACCTAGGATACGCGACGATGGAGGAACGCAGAATGATCTTTTCCAATTTGACTTTTGACTAATAAACGCAAAGATAAATGACTTTCATATCAAACTTTGTTCATTGTTTTGTTGCCAGTTGCGAGTTATTTCATCTATGTATTTTAGTTAGCTACTTTTCCTTGTACGAAATGATGCCCTTCTCGATGAGGTCTGGAATCTCTACGGCCAGCCAGGGAGCAAGCTGTGAAAAGGGAATAATCTTGTAGAGATCTATACTTGTAACTACAAGGCAACAAAGGGCTATACTTACACCCAGTGCCATGGCATGGGCGATGCCGAACTTGGGAACATTGCGGGCCCACAGGGGCTTGAAGTGATCCGTCAGGCAGATCTTGCCGCCCCGGTACATCTTCGCTGTCTTGCCGTCGAGCTCCGGAAGGGCGATCTCCGGCGCAGTGGTTGGGTACGTCACTGGAATGTCGAACTCCACGTCGAACTCGTACTTCAACAGGTTGTGCATGTACCAGCACTTTCCGAACCACTTGGTGCCTTCCTTGTTGGATTCCAGGCGGAACCAGTCGCTGCCGGACTGTTTGTTGTTCTCCACGTACTGTGAGCGGGAATAGTTTAGTGGAATCTCCGGAAATGACTACTGTATCTGGATCTGGAATACCTTGATCAGCGCCTGGTACTCCTCCTTCAGCCTCTGCACCCACACATCCTTTTCACGCGGCCCAGCGCGGATCTGCAGCAGGGGAATGTTGCTCAGCGTTTTCCGGGTGCTGTCGTCCACCATCTCGTccggaatatggccaaaattAAGGAAAACTCGGAGGAAAACCAAAGCGTTGAGTTGACACGTTCACGTTTGTGCGTGCGAAAGAGACAACTGCAACAGCTGAGCCAGGTGGATGCAAGCAGGGACGTAGTCAAAAGTGATTAAAGGGGGTTACAATTGTAGTTAAAATTCCTTGTCAGGGGAATAACTTAACCATTTCTAGGGTAGGATATTATCCGAatttggaaaaaataatattaccgGACCTTTAAAACCCATTCTACCATCTGAAGGATATTATTTCATTAAACTATCGGGTGTTACTACTATTGTTTGTACTTTTTTCTAAGTAAAAGAAAAGACATACTTAAACTTAGatatataaaacaaacaaTTAGCGTCTTTAAATGAGACTTGACCTTTTTTCAACTAAGCAAAGATGCAATGTTGATAGCCAATTCATTAACAATCGATAGTAATCGATTTCTTGGCGCCAATAAGAGGCGGAAATAAATCCCGCCTTATAAAACGGAAATGATTCGTATTGTTTTAAGTAACCGTTCAACAATATAAAAGCAGCGGTACAGAACAAAATCTTGAAGAGCGTAACAGTGATAgtgtaaaattaaacaaagtcctgaaaaatgaaaaaattttttggtcCAGTGACTACGTAAATATTTAACCCTTTATTATGGAATGAACTCTGATTTTGATgggggaaaaaaaacaaatacgCTTTCTTTTCGTTTACCTTTTTCTTATATGTTGCACAAAGACCTTTCATACACTTTACGTTTAACGAAAAAGGCAAAGAAAAGTtttaatacccttgcagaCTTTATTAATTCAAATGTGACGAAAATAAGGTAAGCCTAaacataaaataaagaaatagaCACAAATATCTTGATAAACATCCAATTTGTACATATTTTGTTACACACTTTTGACCAAAATTAGAATTATTTGTGTGTAagtcaaaataaaattgaaagtACATACTATGTATATTCTGTTATAAAACCACTCAAAAAGTTTTCCCTTAGTCTGACGACTAAATTTTTCCCAGATTACAATTAACTTGTCCCCATAAAAATAAGTAATATAAGAATTTAGTCCTGGAAATCACTGAAACCAGCGGAAACCACAACCGGATTCAGCCTGTTGATCCCATCGAATCAGGGTTTTCAATTAAAGATGTCACAAATTGTTTACCCCTCGAGTCGCTCTGATCACAACAACAGCCATAGTGTCTCATTTGGTTTTTATTGGGTCGAAGGGCCCTAGCGCTAGCACTCTGGTCCAGGGCTATTGGGTGATGAAATCGCTTCTCCACCTCCTGCCTCGACATCCTGCCTAGTCTCCGTGGTCTTGCGTACACTCAAGGCAATGATTGTGTCCGATTTTCGAGAACGACTGAACCGCTGGTGGCGGTTCTCCTCCCACTCCTTGCGGTGCACCTTCTTCCGGTGGGCATGCATGTTGGCATTGGAATTAAAGGTTTGCGGACAATGGGGACAAGTGTATAAAACCTCTCCCGTGTGGGTGGTCATGTGTTCCTGCAAAGACATTTGGTTACTAGCTGATCGAAAGCGGTGAATAATCTTGCTAAGATTACCTTCAGCTCGTTTGGTCGCTTGAAGGCCTTCTCGCACATAGGGCATTGATGGCTACGCGCCGTATTGTGGGTGTACTTAATGTGGTGCTGGTGGGCCTGCAGACTGGGCGAGATCTTTAGGCAGAACTGGCACTGCATCGGTTTCAGGTTTTCGGCGGTATGCATCATTTTTATGTGGCGCGCAAGACCGTATTTGGTGGTTAGCGTGGAGTCACACATGTGGCACTTAATCGCTGCCTGTGGCGCGCCGGTGTGCTCCTTCATGTGCCTGGCCAAGGCTTCGCGTCCTCTGATCGATTTTCCACAGACATCACAGATCTTGGCATATAAATTCAAATGGACCAGCTTGACATGCTGCTGCATTGTGTACTGGGTGGGGAATCTGCAGAGAATAACATTTATGATATAAAGAAAACTACATATGTAATCTGGTCACTCACGTCTTCTCGCAGTGGGTGCACTTCACCTGCCATTGCTCCCGGGGAACGTGCGTCAGTTTGTGGCGCTCGCAAACAACGGCGCTGTAGAAGCTCTTGGAGCAGTGGTCGCAATG contains:
- the LOC119549894 gene encoding ubiquitin-fold modifier-conjugating enzyme 1, which translates into the protein MVDDSTRKTLSNIPLLQIRAGPREKDVWVQRLKEEYQALIKYVENNKQSGSDWFRLESNKEGTKWFGKCWYMHNLLKYEFDVEFDIPVTYPTTAPEIALPELDGKTAKMYRGGKICLTDHFKPLWARNVPKFGIAHAMALGLAPWLAVEIPDLIEKGIISYKEK